A DNA window from Bacteroides cellulosilyticus contains the following coding sequences:
- a CDS encoding glycoside hydrolase family 71/99-like protein — translation MKLIKAIICCLLLLLGAGACSSGNDSPGNGGGEPVLPGALDPVAVTKTNPMKLYVHYMPWFEDPASNNGTWGQHWTMSNCNPDKVNSNGKREIASRYYPLIGPYASSDTDVLNYHLLLMKYSGIDGILVDWYGIQDKWDYPANKRNTEALVKAVERAGLELAIVYEDQTLKDLSKQGQLTQAKQDLKYLENSFFSKDCYIRINSKPLLMTFGPQTIQTPEEWNDVLGSLKTRPTFLTLYTFSASTANNSQYTNAAGEYLWVDAQPEKAYEQKDKFNVFMGGAMPGFDAYYKEGGWGDNPHVKVDSENGALFTRQLEAARTAGLDHLQLITWNDFGEGTNIEPTQEWEYRYLTALQQFAGVTYSESVLKDVYRWYVLEKEYAKDAAAQKILSQAFYYFVSLQADKAQQLMNELKK, via the coding sequence ATGAAGCTGATAAAAGCCATTATTTGTTGCCTCCTGCTCCTGCTCGGAGCAGGTGCTTGCAGCAGCGGAAACGATTCTCCCGGTAACGGTGGCGGAGAACCCGTCCTGCCCGGAGCGCTGGATCCCGTGGCCGTGACCAAGACGAACCCCATGAAGCTATACGTGCACTATATGCCGTGGTTTGAAGACCCCGCCAGCAACAACGGCACATGGGGACAACACTGGACCATGAGCAACTGCAACCCGGACAAAGTGAACAGCAACGGAAAACGGGAAATAGCTTCCCGTTACTACCCGCTCATCGGCCCGTATGCCTCCAGTGATACCGACGTGCTGAACTACCACCTCCTGCTGATGAAGTATTCCGGCATAGACGGAATACTGGTTGATTGGTACGGCATCCAGGACAAATGGGACTACCCCGCCAACAAGCGGAATACGGAAGCGCTCGTCAAAGCCGTGGAACGTGCCGGACTGGAGTTAGCCATCGTCTACGAAGACCAGACCTTGAAGGACCTGAGCAAACAGGGACAACTGACTCAAGCCAAGCAAGACCTGAAATATCTGGAAAACAGCTTCTTCAGCAAGGACTGCTACATCCGGATAAACAGCAAACCGCTGCTGATGACCTTCGGCCCGCAAACCATACAAACCCCTGAAGAATGGAACGACGTGCTGGGAAGCCTGAAAACCCGCCCCACTTTCCTTACGCTCTACACATTCTCAGCCAGTACGGCCAACAACAGCCAGTACACGAATGCCGCCGGAGAATATCTGTGGGTAGACGCGCAACCAGAAAAGGCCTATGAGCAAAAAGACAAGTTCAACGTGTTTATGGGAGGTGCCATGCCCGGCTTTGATGCCTACTATAAAGAAGGCGGATGGGGAGACAATCCCCACGTGAAGGTAGACTCCGAAAACGGCGCCCTCTTCACCCGCCAATTGGAAGCCGCCCGAACCGCCGGACTGGACCATCTGCAACTAATCACCTGGAACGACTTTGGCGAAGGTACTAACATCGAACCTACGCAAGAATGGGAATACCGCTATCTGACCGCCCTGCAACAGTTTGCCGGCGTCACTTATAGCGAGAGTGTACTGAAAGACGTGTACCGCTGGTACGTGCTGGAAAAAGAGTATGCCAAGGATGCGGCGGCACAGAAGATTCTGTCGCAAGCCTTCTACTACTTCGTATCCCTGCAAGCGGACAAAGCCCAACAACTGATGAATGAACTGAAGAAATAA
- a CDS encoding RagB/SusD family nutrient uptake outer membrane protein, translating into MKNRIISAFLISSLALGACTDLSETLYDKVSMDEYGQTPAEVKTIVSGAYSTLRGFDSSNGGVNCYPCSEYVFFMLECASDEACVPTRDTGDWDDAGQYREIQYHQWTANSTLVLSLWNYAFQGIGNVNAIIYQVDSSALTDEAKATVKAELRGLRAYYYYQMLDQFGSVPIVTDYTQKELPKLSTRQEVFNFVEKELKEILPLLPSGAVYATFNQNVGYTLLARLYLNAEVYTGTPRWQECLDACDKVSGYSLETDYFANFAQDNEKSKEIIFAIPYDHKEGTVGNYLASMTFEYNQTWAFSIDGSYPWCGNGISAQPGVYSSFDETDIRRKSLMVGQQYNMATGAPLSCQKDGTPLNYTEEIEPYEKAPQAAGARLNKYAWKTDDIWERDNDWVLMRYAEILLMRAEANFRLGFDGNALLLVNQLRGRALVAPLAAVTEEDLDKEWLHEFVFEGLRRTVNIRFGTYFQPWWNKDATPTYKGVFPIPQSVLDKNPNLKQNPDYL; encoded by the coding sequence ATGAAAAATAGAATCATATCAGCCTTTCTGATTTCATCGCTTGCCCTGGGTGCCTGCACCGATCTGAGCGAAACTCTTTATGACAAGGTATCCATGGACGAATACGGACAAACTCCTGCGGAGGTAAAAACCATTGTATCTGGCGCTTACTCCACGTTGCGCGGATTCGATTCGAGCAACGGAGGTGTCAATTGCTATCCGTGCAGCGAGTACGTGTTCTTCATGCTGGAATGCGCCTCTGATGAAGCCTGCGTTCCCACCCGCGATACCGGTGACTGGGACGATGCCGGGCAATATCGCGAAATACAATATCACCAATGGACCGCCAACAGCACACTGGTGCTGTCATTATGGAACTATGCCTTCCAGGGTATCGGCAATGTGAATGCCATCATCTACCAAGTAGATAGTTCGGCACTGACAGACGAGGCAAAAGCCACCGTAAAGGCCGAACTCCGCGGATTGCGGGCCTATTATTACTATCAGATGCTCGACCAGTTCGGCAGTGTGCCCATCGTAACGGACTATACGCAGAAGGAACTCCCAAAACTGTCCACACGCCAGGAAGTATTCAATTTTGTAGAAAAGGAGTTGAAGGAAATCCTCCCGTTGCTACCCAGCGGAGCCGTCTATGCCACCTTCAACCAAAACGTAGGCTACACACTGTTGGCACGCCTCTATCTAAATGCGGAAGTATACACAGGTACACCGCGTTGGCAGGAATGTCTTGATGCCTGCGATAAGGTGAGCGGCTACTCTCTGGAAACCGATTACTTCGCAAACTTTGCACAGGACAATGAAAAATCAAAGGAAATCATCTTTGCCATTCCTTACGACCATAAAGAAGGTACAGTAGGAAACTATCTGGCATCCATGACTTTCGAATACAACCAGACTTGGGCTTTCTCCATCGACGGCAGTTATCCCTGGTGCGGAAACGGTATCTCCGCACAGCCGGGCGTATATTCCTCATTCGATGAAACGGACATCCGCCGTAAGTCTCTCATGGTAGGACAACAGTACAATATGGCTACCGGTGCACCGCTAAGTTGCCAGAAAGACGGTACTCCACTGAATTATACCGAAGAGATAGAGCCTTACGAAAAAGCCCCGCAAGCTGCCGGTGCCCGCCTCAACAAGTACGCTTGGAAGACGGATGACATCTGGGAACGCGATAATGACTGGGTGCTGATGCGCTATGCCGAAATCTTGCTGATGAGGGCCGAAGCCAACTTCCGCCTGGGATTCGACGGCAACGCATTGCTATTGGTGAACCAGCTTCGCGGCCGTGCCCTAGTGGCACCATTGGCAGCGGTAACGGAAGAAGATCTGGATAAAGAGTGGTTGCATGAGTTCGTATTCGAAGGTTTGCGCCGGACGGTGAACATTCGCTTCGGTACCTATTTCCAGCCTTGGTGGAACAAGGATGCGACTCCTACTTACAAGGGAGTATTCCCCATTCCTCAATCAGTGCTCGACAAGAATCCGAATCTGAAACAGAATCCGGATTATCTATAA
- a CDS encoding SusC/RagA family TonB-linked outer membrane protein yields the protein MKNKYINHICFLLVFFTLAGFGQSAWAQTITASGKVLDRNQEPLIGANVKVLDTATGTITNPDGHFTLECPKGSILEVSFIGYVSQKVAAGQNLTIVLEEDAITLQETVIVGIGYGTMRKSDLTGAIASVSQKDMKQGIITSAEQLLQGKIAGLSVVQSSGDPTVGASIRLRGGTSLSASNSPLVVVDGIPGVDFNTVQPSEIVSIDVLKDASAAAIYGSRGANGVIIVTTNRASSDVERKSIEYNGYVAISSAANNLDLLSANQWRAYVRDNNIASATDYGGDTNWQKEIQRTAISHSHNVFFSSTRKNSGYRASVTYQHNQGIIKRNDLDRLTGSLSAFQNGWNGRLRLEAGVSGNFDKWNPIDNRIFERSLNLNPTLPVRDKNGSFTNIGGTLNENPVEILTNREDDSSRHRFLGYGKIELDLVKGLKAVANGSYEYNSLQGRLYKPTYAMMEGKTEKGWGQRTLAEYTNKQIEAYLNYDLEFAGIHRLNAMTGYSYLDNTYEGFGSTRSGFDTDAFLYNNLAAGSDYRAGDVYSYKGNSKLVSFFGRVNYNLMGKYMLTATLRRDGSSRFGENHKWGMFPSVSLAWRISDEAFMQGTSSWLNNLKLRAGYGVTGNQDGIGEYKSLAILSANGASYYDAATGVWKKSYTPTQNVNPDLKWESTAQFNVGIDFGIFNRINGTIEAYHKKTSDLLWTYPVPQPPYLVGTMLANVGDLVNKGIEVSLSASILRQKDLTLDANLTFAYNEQEITKLSNSDYQAVGLKSGSLHGLPGMSGMYSQIIKEGYPAGAFYGPKCNGLNENGEYILETDETGKPIEQYLGSAQPKFNLGFGMNMAYKDFDFAFSGYGMFGQKVLNATAISMSSPTRLPAQNVTDDFLKSGIQSTPVYSDYWIESGSFFRLQSVTLGYTLPGIKKIGLEKIRVYVTGENLFVITGYSGIDPEVNMSGLDAPGIDRFDSYPRPRTFSLGLNISF from the coding sequence ATGAAAAATAAATATATAAATCATATTTGTTTCCTGCTCGTATTCTTCACTCTCGCAGGATTCGGACAAAGTGCATGGGCACAGACCATCACTGCCAGCGGTAAGGTATTGGACAGAAACCAGGAGCCTCTGATCGGAGCCAATGTAAAGGTACTGGACACAGCCACGGGCACTATCACCAATCCGGACGGTCACTTCACACTGGAATGTCCCAAAGGCAGCATACTGGAAGTTTCGTTCATCGGCTACGTGTCACAAAAGGTGGCTGCCGGACAGAACCTGACCATCGTGCTGGAAGAAGATGCCATCACCTTGCAGGAGACGGTCATCGTTGGCATAGGTTACGGCACCATGCGTAAATCGGACCTTACCGGAGCCATTGCTTCCGTCAGCCAGAAAGATATGAAACAGGGCATCATCACCAGTGCAGAGCAACTGCTGCAAGGTAAAATTGCCGGTTTATCGGTAGTGCAAAGTTCCGGTGACCCTACGGTAGGCGCATCCATCCGTTTGCGTGGCGGTACTTCCCTTTCCGCTTCCAACTCTCCACTCGTAGTAGTGGACGGCATTCCCGGTGTGGATTTCAATACCGTACAACCTTCTGAGATTGTTTCTATCGACGTATTGAAGGATGCTTCCGCCGCAGCTATCTACGGTTCGCGCGGAGCCAACGGTGTTATCATCGTTACCACCAATCGCGCTTCTTCAGATGTAGAGCGTAAAAGCATCGAATACAACGGCTATGTTGCCATCAGCTCCGCAGCCAACAATCTGGACCTGCTTTCCGCCAACCAGTGGAGGGCTTATGTTCGCGACAACAACATAGCCTCCGCCACCGATTACGGAGGTGACACCAACTGGCAGAAAGAAATACAGCGCACAGCTATCTCACACTCCCACAATGTATTTTTCAGTAGCACCCGCAAGAATAGCGGATACCGTGCTTCGGTAACCTACCAGCACAATCAGGGTATCATCAAGCGCAATGACCTGGACCGCCTTACCGGCAGCCTTTCCGCCTTCCAGAACGGCTGGAACGGACGTTTGCGCCTTGAAGCCGGCGTCAGTGGCAACTTCGACAAATGGAATCCTATCGATAACCGCATCTTCGAGCGTTCACTGAACCTGAACCCTACCCTGCCCGTAAGAGACAAGAACGGCAGCTTCACCAACATCGGCGGTACGCTGAACGAGAACCCCGTAGAAATATTGACCAACCGCGAAGACGACAGCTCACGCCACCGCTTCCTGGGCTACGGAAAGATAGAGTTGGACCTGGTGAAAGGATTGAAAGCTGTTGCCAACGGTTCGTATGAGTACAACTCCCTGCAAGGGCGACTCTACAAACCCACGTATGCCATGATGGAAGGCAAAACAGAGAAAGGATGGGGACAGCGCACCTTAGCCGAATATACCAACAAACAGATTGAAGCCTATCTGAACTACGACCTGGAGTTCGCCGGAATTCACAGGTTGAACGCAATGACCGGTTACTCTTACCTCGACAATACATACGAAGGATTCGGCTCCACCCGCAGCGGTTTCGACACGGATGCATTCCTGTACAACAACCTGGCCGCCGGTTCCGACTACCGTGCAGGAGACGTCTACTCTTACAAAGGCAACTCGAAACTGGTTTCCTTCTTCGGACGCGTCAACTACAACCTGATGGGCAAGTACATGCTCACCGCCACCCTGCGCCGCGACGGTTCCTCGCGCTTCGGCGAAAACCACAAATGGGGTATGTTCCCCTCCGTATCCTTGGCATGGCGTATCTCCGACGAAGCATTCATGCAAGGCACTTCTTCCTGGCTGAACAACCTGAAACTACGTGCAGGCTACGGAGTAACCGGTAATCAGGATGGCATCGGCGAATACAAATCTCTGGCTATCCTCTCGGCGAACGGTGCTTCTTATTATGATGCGGCTACAGGTGTATGGAAGAAATCATATACCCCGACGCAGAACGTCAACCCCGACCTGAAATGGGAATCGACCGCACAGTTCAACGTTGGTATCGACTTCGGCATCTTCAACCGCATCAACGGTACCATCGAAGCGTATCACAAGAAAACGAGTGACTTGCTGTGGACTTACCCCGTACCGCAACCGCCTTATCTGGTAGGTACCATGCTTGCCAACGTGGGCGACCTGGTGAACAAAGGAATCGAAGTCAGCCTGAGTGCCAGTATCCTGCGGCAAAAGGACCTGACGCTGGATGCGAACCTGACCTTTGCCTATAACGAACAGGAAATCACCAAACTGTCCAACAGTGACTATCAGGCTGTAGGCTTGAAATCGGGTTCACTGCATGGCCTGCCCGGTATGTCGGGCATGTACTCGCAGATTATCAAAGAAGGATATCCCGCCGGTGCCTTCTACGGCCCCAAATGCAACGGACTGAACGAAAACGGTGAATATATCCTGGAGACGGACGAAACCGGAAAACCCATTGAACAATACCTGGGCAGCGCCCAGCCCAAGTTCAACCTCGGTTTCGGCATGAACATGGCTTACAAAGATTTCGACTTCGCTTTCTCCGGCTATGGCATGTTCGGACAAAAGGTACTGAACGCTACTGCCATCAGCATGAGCAGTCCTACCCGCCTTCCCGCCCAGAACGTTACGGACGACTTCTTGAAAAGCGGAATCCAGAGCACTCCCGTATACTCTGACTACTGGATTGAGAGCGGTTCATTCTTCCGCTTGCAATCCGTGACACTGGGGTATACCCTCCCGGGAATCAAGAAAATCGGTCTGGAAAAGATACGCGTCTACGTAACCGGTGAAAATCTCTTTGTCATAACCGGCTACAGCGGCATCGACCCTGAAGTGAACATGAGCGGTCTGGATGCTCCGGGTATCGACCGTTTCGATAGTTATCCACGTCCCCGCACTTTCTCACTGGGACTCAATATTTCCTTTTAA
- a CDS encoding DUF5004 domain-containing protein has protein sequence MKALKPLYALLLLSLMTGALFTACNDTEDGSYVEPITLYEKLQGTWSLRTLQQVDEAGKASGAKYTTMELTQSFDFTTFKLNLQLDESRRPTTFQVSGDAPALFPTNGYWELSNDFYNTDGSPTVMYLYSDASKSQKTGQLTVSSVPGSTAILGLKLTRSAKGKVFISYNYELAPAAK, from the coding sequence ATGAAAGCATTGAAACCTTTGTATGCTTTACTACTACTGTCGTTGATGACCGGTGCCCTATTTACCGCCTGCAACGATACTGAGGATGGTTCCTACGTAGAGCCTATCACTCTTTACGAAAAACTGCAGGGAACATGGAGCCTGCGCACTCTGCAACAAGTGGACGAAGCCGGAAAAGCAAGCGGTGCCAAGTACACCACCATGGAGCTTACCCAAAGCTTTGATTTCACCACCTTCAAGCTCAATCTGCAACTCGATGAGAGCCGACGCCCTACAACTTTCCAGGTAAGTGGAGATGCCCCCGCCCTGTTCCCCACCAACGGATACTGGGAACTGAGCAACGATTTCTACAATACCGACGGATCTCCAACCGTAATGTATCTGTATTCTGACGCCTCAAAAAGTCAGAAAACAGGTCAACTGACTGTTTCGTCAGTGCCCGGTTCCACCGCCATTCTGGGACTGAAGCTGACACGCTCAGCCAAAGGAAAAGTATTCATATCATATAATTATGAACTGGCGCCTGCTGCCAAATAA
- a CDS encoding DUF6377 domain-containing protein, producing MKKSLFLLFLLSVTGCLRGYSASLPLDTMLVQLDTHLANSKQYIDRKEKQIAEWRRKLGEAVSDEKRYEASIHLFDEYKSYKYDSAYIYANRSLHLAEKLHNRGYVAEANGGIVFCLLSSGLFKEAFDVISRIDITDVSLSSRIACYSLYSRLYYDIADYNHEAPFQNEYIEKGSLYTDSLLRLLPEKSLKWWYAVGQKQMKERQYDASIHSFMTLLERKDIDPHTEAIISSSLGWMYYELNDKERAMIYLIRAAIGDIRSATKETTALRVLAGLLYERGDINRANNYVRLALEDANFYNARHRKIEVGSILPIIEQDRFDIVKKQRNVLIGFVSLVSLLFILLLTATLIIYKQMKKLRSARHTIEERNTQLQQTNDLLSEANNIKDEYIGYSFYLNSEYIDKMESLYKMINRKIAARQFEDLRTSFKESDLNKERDNMYASFDETFLKLFPGFITSYNNLFPVEERTRGDHEKSLSSEMRIFALIRLGICEPERIAKFLNYSVHTINTYKTRVKNKSLVPNELFEPKIMEIASVTPQ from the coding sequence ATGAAAAAAAGCCTCTTCCTCCTTTTCCTGTTATCCGTTACCGGTTGCCTCAGAGGGTATTCTGCCTCCCTGCCTTTGGATACTATGCTCGTGCAACTGGACACCCACCTGGCAAACAGCAAGCAATATATCGACCGGAAAGAGAAGCAGATAGCCGAATGGCGACGGAAACTTGGGGAAGCCGTATCCGACGAGAAACGTTACGAAGCCTCCATCCACCTGTTCGACGAATATAAATCCTATAAGTACGACTCAGCCTATATCTACGCCAACAGATCCCTGCACCTGGCAGAGAAACTGCACAACCGGGGATACGTAGCAGAAGCAAACGGAGGAATCGTATTCTGCCTGTTGTCCTCGGGACTGTTCAAAGAAGCTTTCGATGTGATAAGCAGAATTGATATTACAGACGTGTCCCTCTCCAGCCGGATAGCCTGTTACTCCCTGTACAGCCGGTTATACTACGACATTGCTGACTATAACCACGAAGCTCCTTTCCAAAACGAATATATTGAAAAGGGAAGTCTCTATACCGATTCATTGCTAAGGCTTCTTCCCGAAAAATCGCTGAAATGGTGGTACGCCGTAGGACAAAAGCAAATGAAAGAACGACAGTACGATGCTTCCATACATTCATTCATGACACTACTGGAAAGAAAAGATATAGACCCACATACAGAAGCTATTATTTCGTCCAGTCTGGGCTGGATGTACTACGAGCTCAACGATAAGGAACGTGCTATGATTTACCTGATACGTGCCGCCATCGGAGATATTCGTTCCGCCACCAAAGAAACCACCGCTTTGCGCGTGCTCGCCGGTTTGCTTTACGAACGGGGTGACATCAACCGTGCCAACAACTATGTGCGGCTGGCACTGGAAGACGCCAACTTCTACAATGCCCGCCACCGGAAGATAGAGGTAGGCTCCATTCTGCCCATTATCGAGCAGGATCGTTTCGACATTGTAAAGAAGCAACGGAACGTGCTGATAGGATTTGTCTCCCTTGTATCCCTGCTTTTCATTCTGCTGCTGACCGCTACGCTCATCATCTATAAACAGATGAAAAAGTTGCGCTCTGCCCGTCATACCATCGAAGAACGTAACACACAGTTGCAGCAGACGAACGACCTCCTGTCCGAAGCCAACAACATCAAAGATGAGTACATCGGCTATTCCTTCTATCTCAATTCTGAGTATATAGACAAAATGGAAAGCCTCTACAAGATGATTAACCGGAAGATCGCCGCCCGTCAGTTCGAGGACCTGCGCACCTCGTTCAAAGAGTCCGACCTGAACAAAGAGCGTGATAATATGTATGCGTCTTTCGATGAGACATTCCTGAAGTTATTCCCCGGTTTCATCACTTCCTACAACAACCTCTTCCCTGTCGAAGAGCGTACACGCGGAGATCATGAGAAATCTCTCTCTTCCGAAATGCGCATCTTCGCACTGATACGCTTGGGTATCTGCGAACCGGAACGCATTGCCAAATTCCTGAACTACTCAGTTCACACCATCAATACTTATAAGACTCGCGTGAAAAACAAATCGCTTGTTCCAAACGAGTTGTTTGAACCCAAGATTATGGAGATTGCCTCCGTGACGCCGCAATAG